The proteins below are encoded in one region of Pseudobacteroides sp.:
- a CDS encoding sensor histidine kinase: MGFKRFRKLYYSISIKSKLNLLIFILMAYSIVFIAYFGYKSYASVFEEKSTENLVKNVDVLSTILSDRLENVIKSSAKILLDDKLYAANDQLKSGLNEPYLSNPQTFKSDIEIYLGSYVASSNEFDLMAFRFNISNKTYFADNNLTLDSEKIISDDKLFQMAKKSSGNPVWYFKQQKGKPTEIYIIREVLDYASANESIGTLVCKVNENYLFGTIRDFLTYNVQNVSIYNDNGLLVYQYNTFDEKYKTAWEELLKSSEPSGFYSAKHGGDTIYLAYNEIPKLKWKLAVFISSNLLLVDMKKVLITIFILCLITLPIWLILIYTIYRDIINPVYLLVDRMDKIEKGNTGITVADDRLDELGYVFKTFNRMSEEINRLINKVYKESLMMKDAEIKALQAQINPHFLCNTLETINWKAKLYGVDDISEMVTALSSIIDANLDRNNEKMIPIRRELDYIDNYNLLIQKRFGKKIRFIKSIDDDALDYKIPKLLIQPLIENSIYHGLETKKGGGTVELIISIEEDMLLIIVADDGKGIDDETLKKLKQSLEENVENQYESRTKIGIMNVHRRIKLIYGSDFGLKIFSEAGKGTTIILKLPFNEDQGVGI, encoded by the coding sequence GTGGGATTTAAAAGATTCAGGAAATTATATTACAGCATTTCAATAAAAAGCAAACTAAACCTTCTTATATTTATCCTCATGGCCTATTCAATTGTTTTTATCGCCTATTTTGGGTATAAAAGCTATGCTTCCGTATTCGAGGAAAAATCTACCGAAAACCTTGTAAAAAATGTTGACGTCCTCTCAACAATACTGTCTGACAGATTGGAAAATGTTATAAAAAGCTCTGCGAAGATACTTCTTGACGATAAATTATATGCGGCAAATGACCAACTAAAATCCGGCTTAAATGAGCCATATTTATCCAATCCTCAGACATTCAAATCCGACATAGAAATTTATCTTGGAAGCTATGTTGCTTCTAGCAATGAGTTTGATTTAATGGCCTTTAGATTTAACATAAGCAATAAAACCTATTTTGCCGACAACAACCTTACACTTGATAGCGAAAAGATAATCTCAGACGATAAGTTGTTTCAAATGGCAAAAAAATCTTCAGGAAATCCGGTTTGGTATTTCAAGCAGCAAAAGGGTAAACCTACTGAAATATATATTATAAGAGAAGTTTTGGACTACGCTTCAGCTAATGAATCAATAGGCACTTTAGTTTGTAAGGTAAATGAGAACTACCTTTTTGGTACCATACGTGATTTTCTGACTTATAACGTACAGAATGTTAGCATTTATAACGATAATGGGTTACTCGTTTATCAATATAATACCTTTGATGAAAAATACAAAACAGCTTGGGAAGAGCTGTTAAAAAGCTCTGAGCCCAGCGGGTTCTACAGTGCTAAACATGGTGGAGATACAATTTATTTGGCTTATAACGAAATCCCAAAATTGAAATGGAAGCTTGCAGTGTTCATATCTTCAAACCTTTTATTAGTCGATATGAAAAAGGTTCTAATTACCATTTTCATTCTTTGCCTTATTACACTTCCAATCTGGCTTATACTGATTTATACTATCTATAGGGACATAATAAACCCGGTATATCTGTTAGTTGATAGGATGGATAAAATAGAAAAAGGCAATACCGGAATAACAGTTGCTGATGACAGGCTGGACGAACTTGGTTATGTTTTCAAGACCTTTAACAGGATGTCTGAAGAAATAAACAGGCTTATAAATAAGGTATACAAGGAAAGCCTTATGATGAAGGATGCTGAAATCAAGGCACTTCAGGCTCAGATTAACCCTCATTTTCTATGCAACACATTAGAAACCATCAATTGGAAAGCAAAACTCTATGGAGTTGACGATATCAGCGAAATGGTAACGGCTTTATCATCGATAATAGATGCAAACCTTGACAGAAATAATGAAAAAATGATACCTATAAGGCGGGAGCTTGACTATATTGATAATTACAACCTGCTTATTCAAAAAAGGTTTGGTAAAAAAATTAGATTTATAAAATCAATAGATGATGATGCTTTAGATTATAAAATACCTAAGCTGCTTATTCAGCCATTGATAGAAAACTCAATCTATCACGGCCTAGAAACCAAAAAAGGCGGCGGAACAGTTGAGCTTATCATTTCAATTGAAGAGGACATGCTTCTTATTATTGTTGCGGATGATGGCAAAGGAATTGATGATGAAACTTTAAAAAAATTAAAGCAGAGTTTGGAAGAAAATGTAGAAAATCAGTATGAAAGCAGGACGAAAATTGGTATAATGAATGTACATAGAAGAATAAAACTTATTTACGGTAGCGATTTTGGCCTCAAAATTTTCAGTGAGGCTGGAAAAGGAACTACGATTATTCTCAAGCTTCCGTTTAATGAGGATCAAGGGGTAGGTATATGA
- the pgeF gene encoding peptidoglycan editing factor PgeF — translation MKEIFINNNNITYNSINGVEFIQFSNLKKYQSTISHGFTTRIGGVSTGECSSLNMGFNRKDTRENVLENYRRVAEVLNIDSRDMVLSKQVHDSKIKAVGEQDRGKGIFKESDIQGYDGLMTNERSVALVTFYADCVPLLFFDPQKKVIAESHSGWRGTLKEIAKETLISMNKEYGCLAQDIVAAVGPSIGKCCFEVGKEVYEEFKAKHNDIDIFCEWLNDEKLKIDLQGIIKRTMVGQGVREENICMSEICTKCNNDIFFSHRGDSGRTGSLTAIMQIL, via the coding sequence TTGAAGGAAATTTTTATAAACAACAATAACATAACTTATAATTCCATAAACGGGGTTGAATTTATACAGTTTAGCAACTTGAAGAAATACCAAAGCACCATAAGTCACGGCTTTACCACGAGGATCGGCGGAGTCAGTACAGGTGAGTGCTCATCCCTTAACATGGGCTTTAACCGTAAGGACACAAGGGAGAATGTTTTGGAAAATTATCGGAGGGTTGCTGAGGTATTAAATATAGATTCGAGGGATATGGTTTTATCCAAACAGGTTCACGACAGTAAAATAAAAGCTGTTGGAGAGCAGGACAGGGGAAAAGGCATATTTAAGGAAAGTGATATTCAGGGCTATGATGGATTAATGACAAATGAAAGAAGTGTAGCCCTTGTAACATTTTATGCCGATTGTGTTCCTTTATTGTTCTTTGACCCCCAAAAAAAAGTTATAGCAGAATCCCATTCAGGATGGCGGGGAACCTTAAAGGAAATAGCAAAGGAGACTTTGATTTCAATGAATAAAGAGTACGGCTGCCTGGCACAAGACATAGTTGCTGCTGTGGGGCCATCAATAGGGAAATGCTGCTTTGAGGTGGGAAAGGAAGTCTATGAAGAATTTAAAGCTAAGCATAATGACATAGACATATTTTGTGAGTGGTTAAATGATGAAAAACTCAAGATAGATCTGCAGGGTATTATTAAAAGGACAATGGTTGGGCAAGGCGTCAGGGAAGAAAACATTTGTATGAGTGAAATTTGCACAAAATGCAATAATGATATATTCTTTTCCCATAGGGGAGACAGCGGCAGGACCGGGAGTCTTACTGCCATAATGCAGATTTTATAA
- a CDS encoding peptide ABC transporter substrate-binding protein, giving the protein MKSRVIKVVSTLLCINIFLTSCSLRDSVNIENKEKNTQNEFSGDIMDKGPVRGGNLRIFSTAPDTLNPLLTQNLYVKDFSEMIFESLVRLDKSQRPLPVLADKWEVSQDGLSWVFYLRNDVAWQDGTPFTAEDVEFTLKNIQDPKVNTLYKKNIEDISAFTAVNKNTIKIILKNPNSFLAELMTFPIISKRHFNGDSIVTSKKNETPMGTGPYMFLSSDGKSLIKLKLNESWWRASGKKEKILPYISSIDVVLNRSSKDAINDFQDEKIDLTYLKNRDFSKFNGRNDVYLKKFPSNNYEYLSLNLKNAVLNDKVVRQAMAYAIDKVKLIDKIIPGEAIAADLPVIPDTWLYESNALSYTASVKSARDLLLQNGWKEDMTTGIMYKSVGGVYRKLELELLVNEDNDVRFRIGEMIASQLEACGIKVAVKKMKWDEEFKKINNKTYDMALLGLSIPDYSDISYAFSSDSYAFNTSGYKNPEVDGYLRQIKSENDDAKKKAMFFNMRSIISDEMPYIGLYFYNHAVLFNKRVRGDLSSYQWNKYNDVTKWYITAPVR; this is encoded by the coding sequence ATGAAAAGTAGGGTTATTAAGGTAGTTTCAACGCTGTTATGTATTAATATTTTTCTTACATCGTGCAGCCTCAGGGATAGTGTAAATATAGAAAACAAAGAAAAAAATACCCAAAATGAATTCAGCGGTGATATAATGGATAAGGGGCCTGTAAGAGGAGGAAATCTAAGAATATTCAGTACAGCTCCCGATACCTTAAACCCGCTTTTGACACAGAACCTCTACGTTAAGGATTTCTCTGAAATGATTTTTGAGAGTCTGGTCAGACTTGATAAGAGTCAAAGGCCGCTTCCTGTTTTAGCGGACAAATGGGAGGTTTCCCAAGACGGCCTGTCATGGGTTTTTTATCTCAGAAATGATGTGGCTTGGCAGGATGGAACTCCATTTACTGCGGAAGATGTTGAATTTACCCTGAAAAATATTCAGGATCCAAAGGTAAATACTTTATATAAAAAGAATATTGAGGATATATCCGCTTTTACAGCAGTTAACAAAAATACTATAAAAATTATATTAAAAAACCCAAATTCATTTTTAGCCGAGTTGATGACGTTTCCTATAATATCAAAAAGACATTTTAACGGGGACAGCATAGTTACATCCAAGAAAAATGAAACTCCAATGGGCACCGGACCATATATGTTTTTGTCATCCGATGGGAAAAGTCTTATAAAATTGAAGCTAAATGAAAGCTGGTGGAGGGCTTCAGGCAAAAAAGAAAAAATTCTTCCATATATCAGCAGCATAGACGTAGTGCTCAATCGCAGCAGCAAGGATGCCATCAATGATTTTCAGGATGAAAAAATAGACTTGACTTATTTGAAAAATCGTGACTTTAGTAAGTTTAACGGAAGAAATGATGTATATTTAAAGAAGTTTCCAAGCAATAATTACGAATATTTATCTTTAAACCTCAAAAATGCAGTTTTAAATGACAAAGTCGTAAGACAGGCTATGGCATATGCTATTGACAAAGTGAAGTTAATTGATAAGATTATACCAGGTGAAGCTATAGCGGCAGATCTACCTGTCATTCCCGATACATGGCTGTATGAGTCAAATGCACTCTCATACACAGCCAGCGTTAAGAGTGCGAGGGATCTGCTTTTGCAAAATGGTTGGAAGGAAGATATGACAACGGGTATAATGTATAAGTCTGTAGGAGGCGTTTACAGAAAATTAGAGTTAGAGTTATTGGTAAATGAGGATAATGATGTAAGATTCAGAATTGGCGAAATGATCGCGAGCCAGTTAGAAGCATGCGGTATTAAAGTTGCAGTTAAAAAAATGAAATGGGATGAAGAATTCAAGAAAATTAACAACAAGACATATGATATGGCATTGTTAGGACTAAGCATACCTGATTATTCAGACATATCTTATGCTTTTTCATCAGACAGTTATGCTTTTAACACCTCAGGATATAAAAACCCGGAGGTTGACGGGTACTTAAGGCAAATAAAAAGCGAAAATGATGATGCCAAGAAAAAGGCCATGTTTTTTAACATGAGAAGTATTATAAGCGATGAAATGCCTTATATAGGGTTATATTTTTACAATCATGCTGTTCTTTTTAACAAAAGGGTGAGGGGAGATTTGAGCTCTTACCAGTGGAATAAGTATAACGATGTAACAAAATGGTATATTACAGCACCTGTTAGATAG